The Pseudomonas baetica genome includes a region encoding these proteins:
- a CDS encoding CpsD/CapB family tyrosine-protein kinase produces the protein MDGSTNKSLSIANPSESNLTSTVLDLDLRILFLTAANPGAGTTTSALALASQLAQMSSGQVLLVDASQSVSNLTQQLNLSKERGLRDLLFNPDKPPLLQDCVVQVSSLPFHVLPNGRPIRTLEHLTAERLSPLLDQLGSQYRFVVIDGDAVYSAADTLVISTQVDGVVFVVRAEDTRWEVAQAAVQRLTQAGAKVVGSVFNRRKYYMPKWLYKNL, from the coding sequence ATGGACGGTTCAACCAACAAAAGCCTGAGCATCGCCAACCCCAGCGAATCGAACCTGACCTCGACCGTGCTGGATCTTGATCTGCGGATCCTGTTTCTGACCGCCGCCAACCCCGGCGCTGGCACCACCACCAGCGCTTTGGCGCTGGCCAGCCAACTGGCACAGATGAGCAGCGGCCAGGTGCTGCTGGTCGATGCCAGCCAGTCGGTGAGCAATCTCACCCAGCAGTTGAACCTGAGCAAGGAGCGCGGCCTGCGCGACTTGCTGTTCAACCCTGACAAACCGCCGCTGTTGCAGGACTGCGTGGTGCAGGTCTCGAGCCTGCCCTTCCACGTGCTGCCCAACGGCCGGCCGATCCGCACCCTGGAACACCTGACCGCCGAGCGTCTGAGCCCGTTGCTCGACCAGTTGGGCAGCCAGTACCGCTTCGTGGTGATCGACGGCGACGCGGTGTATTCCGCCGCTGACACGCTGGTGATCAGCACCCAGGTCGATGGCGTGGTGTTCGTGGTTCGCGCCGAAGACACCCGTTGGGAAGTCGCCCAGGCTGCCGTGCAACGGCTGACCCAGGCTGGGGCAAAAGTGGTCGGTAGCGTGTTCAACCGGCGCAAGTACTACATGCCCAAGTGGCTTTACAAAAACCTGTAA
- a CDS encoding sugar transferase codes for MTGHEQGVPIQQMRRDKRIDPEHRMRLDAAIHRQGRGWFTGRDGGRPWQLSRTNRVVACLGALTILLLISPLLIGLALIIKFTSKGPVMFVQKRTGYRGRKFGMYKFRTMVANAEELKESLRHLNKHGADAIDFKIDKDPRITRIGGFLRRTSLDELPNLINVVTGDMRLVGPRPTSFNAYRYKDNHLARLAIYPGMTGLWQISGRSNIDFDQRVELDLSYIAEQSLLLDLKILLKTPFKVFSGHGAS; via the coding sequence ATGACTGGACATGAACAAGGTGTGCCGATTCAACAGATGCGCCGCGACAAGCGCATTGACCCCGAGCACCGTATGCGCCTCGATGCGGCGATTCATCGCCAGGGCCGCGGCTGGTTCACCGGCCGCGACGGCGGACGCCCATGGCAACTGTCGCGCACCAATCGGGTGGTGGCCTGCCTCGGCGCCCTGACCATTTTGCTGCTGATTTCGCCGCTGTTGATTGGCTTGGCCCTGATCATCAAATTCACCAGCAAGGGTCCGGTGATGTTTGTGCAAAAGCGCACCGGCTACCGCGGCCGCAAGTTCGGCATGTACAAATTTCGCACCATGGTCGCCAACGCCGAAGAATTGAAAGAGTCGCTGCGCCACCTCAACAAGCACGGGGCCGACGCCATCGACTTCAAGATTGACAAGGACCCACGCATCACCCGCATCGGCGGTTTTCTGCGGCGCACCAGCCTCGACGAACTGCCCAACCTGATCAACGTGGTGACCGGTGACATGCGCCTGGTCGGCCCCCGCCCGACCTCGTTCAACGCTTACCGCTACAAGGACAATCACCTCGCGCGTCTGGCCATTTATCCCGGCATGACCGGTCTGTGGCAGATCTCCGGGCGCAGCAACATCGACTTCGACCAGCGCGTTGAGTTGGACCTCAGCTATATCGCCGAGCAGAGCCTTTTGCTTGATCTGAAGATCCTGTTGAAAACCCCTTTCAAAGTATTCAGCGGCCACGGAGCAAGCTAA
- a CDS encoding NAD-dependent epimerase: MKILVTGAAGFIGAHCVLRLMCDGHTVVGLDNFNAYYDPQLKHDRVQWVREQVGDFQLATVDLADASAIDVLFVREQPQVVIHLAAQAGVRYSLENPRAYLDSNLNGFLNILESCRHHPVEHLIYASSSSVYGANQHTPYSVKDGVNHPLSLYAATKKANELMAHSYSHLFGIPCTGLRFFTVYGPWGRPDMSPIQFARAITEGEPLKLFNYGEHQRDFTYIDDIIESIARLIDQPPLPQPEWDREQPDPASSMAPWRLFNIGGQHPVALKTYLALMEKHLGQKAIVELLPLQPGDVLNTCAEASDLAQATGFQPRIELDEGLGRFIAWFRDYYPTAYRPRAARG; the protein is encoded by the coding sequence ATGAAGATTCTGGTCACCGGCGCGGCCGGCTTCATTGGTGCCCATTGCGTACTGCGACTGATGTGCGACGGTCACACGGTGGTCGGTCTGGATAATTTCAACGCCTACTACGATCCGCAGCTCAAGCACGACCGCGTGCAATGGGTGCGTGAGCAGGTCGGCGATTTCCAGCTCGCCACGGTTGACCTGGCCGATGCGTCGGCCATCGACGTGCTGTTTGTCCGTGAACAACCCCAAGTGGTGATTCACCTCGCCGCACAGGCCGGCGTGCGCTACTCGCTGGAAAATCCACGGGCGTATCTGGACAGCAACCTCAATGGTTTTCTGAATATTCTGGAGAGCTGCCGGCATCACCCGGTCGAGCACTTGATCTACGCCTCCTCCAGCTCGGTTTATGGCGCCAACCAGCACACGCCGTATTCGGTGAAGGACGGCGTCAACCACCCGCTGTCGCTGTACGCCGCGACCAAAAAAGCCAACGAGCTGATGGCCCACAGTTATAGCCACCTGTTCGGCATTCCCTGCACCGGCCTGCGCTTTTTCACCGTGTACGGACCGTGGGGGCGGCCGGACATGTCGCCGATCCAGTTCGCCCGGGCGATCACCGAGGGCGAGCCGCTGAAGCTATTCAACTACGGCGAGCACCAACGCGATTTCACCTACATCGACGACATCATCGAGAGCATCGCCCGTCTCATTGATCAGCCACCGCTGCCCCAGCCCGAATGGGATCGCGAGCAGCCCGACCCGGCCAGCAGCATGGCGCCTTGGCGGCTGTTCAACATCGGCGGGCAACACCCGGTGGCACTGAAAACCTACCTGGCCCTGATGGAAAAACACCTCGGCCAGAAAGCCATTGTCGAGCTGCTGCCGCTGCAACCGGGCGATGTGCTCAACACCTGCGCCGAGGCCAGCGATCTGGCCCAGGCCACCGGGTTCCAGCCCCGGATAGAGCTGGATGAAGGATTGGGGCGTTTCATCGCCTGGTTCCGCGACTACTACCCCACTGCCTATCGCCCACGCGCCGCTCGCGGCTGA
- a CDS encoding UDP-glucose dehydrogenase family protein, which translates to MDVSVFGTGYVGLIQAAALADVGHRVLCVDIDPNKIKQLQQAVPPISEPGLSSTLEENIKAGRLLFSTQASDAVEHAELIFIAVGTPADEDGSADLSHVLNVARQIASHMEADRTLIIKSTVPVGTADQVLATANSELLRRGKSALTVRVVSNPEFLKEGSALADCMRPDRIIVGTRDDEAREQMSELYAPFCRNREKLMFMDNRSAELTKYAANAMLATRISFMNELANLTELLGADIEAVRKGIGSDPRIGYHFIYPGCGFGGSCFPKDLRALLHTAEHNGMPLKLLRSVTDVNDLQRHILFSKLKAQFPQGLAGKSIAIWGLAFKPNTDDMREAPSRYLMDALWAEGASVQAYDPEAMSECRRLYGYRNDLHLCATRDDTLEDADALVICTEWKNFRVVDFELLAEKLRSKVIVDGRNLYNPEQVAAAGLHYSGIGLRHVAPEGARP; encoded by the coding sequence ATGGACGTGAGCGTATTTGGCACGGGCTATGTTGGATTAATACAAGCCGCCGCACTTGCAGATGTCGGTCATCGGGTTTTATGCGTCGATATTGACCCGAACAAGATTAAACAACTGCAACAAGCGGTGCCGCCAATTAGCGAGCCAGGTTTGTCCAGCACACTTGAGGAAAACATCAAGGCCGGACGTCTGCTATTCAGCACCCAGGCCAGCGACGCGGTCGAGCATGCCGAGCTGATTTTCATCGCGGTCGGCACGCCGGCCGATGAGGACGGTTCCGCCGACCTCAGTCACGTGCTCAACGTCGCCCGGCAAATCGCTTCGCACATGGAGGCCGATCGCACGCTGATCATCAAGTCCACGGTGCCGGTCGGCACGGCGGATCAGGTGCTCGCCACCGCCAACAGCGAACTGCTGCGTCGCGGCAAATCCGCACTGACCGTGCGCGTGGTCTCCAACCCTGAATTTCTCAAGGAAGGCAGCGCCCTCGCCGATTGCATGCGCCCGGACCGGATCATCGTCGGCACCCGCGACGACGAAGCCCGCGAGCAAATGAGCGAGCTGTACGCGCCGTTCTGCCGCAACCGCGAAAAACTGATGTTCATGGACAACCGCAGCGCCGAGCTGACCAAGTACGCCGCCAACGCGATGCTCGCCACCCGCATCAGCTTCATGAACGAACTGGCCAACCTCACCGAACTGCTTGGCGCCGACATCGAAGCGGTGCGCAAAGGCATCGGCTCCGACCCGCGCATCGGTTACCACTTCATCTATCCGGGCTGCGGCTTCGGTGGCTCATGCTTTCCCAAAGACCTGCGCGCCCTGCTGCACACCGCCGAACACAATGGCATGCCGTTGAAACTGCTGCGCAGCGTCACCGACGTCAACGACCTGCAACGGCATATCCTCTTCAGCAAACTGAAAGCGCAATTCCCCCAGGGCCTGGCCGGCAAATCCATCGCCATCTGGGGCCTGGCGTTCAAACCGAACACCGATGACATGCGTGAAGCGCCCAGCCGCTATCTGATGGACGCGCTCTGGGCCGAAGGCGCCAGCGTGCAGGCCTACGATCCGGAAGCCATGTCCGAATGCCGGCGCCTCTACGGTTACCGCAACGACCTGCACCTGTGCGCCACCCGCGACGACACCCTGGAAGATGCCGACGCCCTGGTGATCTGCACCGAGTGGAAAAACTTCCGCGTGGTGGATTTCGAACTGCTCGCCGAAAAGCTGCGTTCGAAGGTGATTGTCGACGGCCGCAACCTGTACAACCCGGAACAAGTGGCGGCCGCCGGCCTGCACTACAGCGGCATCGGCCTGCGTCACGTCGCCCCCGAAGGCGCACGGCCATGA
- a CDS encoding sulfatase-like hydrolase/transferase, whose translation MFRYAKEMFLIVYLLIYSEYYFDRLNAIGLSFSVLLFGAMFLALTLALYLTGYIKQALIRHVFALAMFVSAVFFDVYTRVTADYLTYSGFVSLVYSGGFIQEAAYQYRDALLRGVLSGLLLLFGIGLKPRHGLAIPNALRVAAPLCGVLLLSAVLFLRAGEGARGLPIMYTPLAYLNLFAYEALHNTVGPREPVTLTRASQAVGHDIVLIIDESISGNYLDINAPFGVHSNLKQPHAGVDIFNYGYAASIANCSADTNITLRYGGTRADYMRINSTLPSIWQYAKKAGLRTVYIDAQRTAGNLQNLMNDTEKKDIDEFVQFDQTSVRDRDMAAAAKLIELLNDDKAELILINKVGAHFPVHDKYPDAFMAYRPTLPRGQFTEVADTGERNGFNGQPDDWVLYRNAYKNTVLWNVGEFFARVFAQANLNNALLIYTSDHGQDLHERGNPGLNTHCGGDPVEEEGLVPLVVISGSNLKTLDWSAQLAANKDRSSHYNIFPTLLQLMGYDLAGIEAVYGKPLSVATADEFTFNYRFNARLGAKPEWKHIDLDSIVTPVQAPTRVAAGQ comes from the coding sequence ATGTTCAGATATGCCAAAGAAATGTTCTTAATTGTTTATTTATTGATTTATTCCGAATATTACTTTGATCGGTTAAATGCTATCGGCCTCAGTTTTTCTGTACTTCTTTTTGGCGCGATGTTTTTGGCGCTTACTTTGGCGTTATATCTAACGGGGTATATAAAACAGGCTCTCATTCGCCACGTTTTCGCATTGGCGATGTTTGTCTCGGCGGTATTCTTCGATGTCTATACCCGGGTCACGGCGGATTACCTGACCTACAGCGGTTTCGTTTCATTGGTTTACTCCGGCGGTTTCATCCAGGAAGCGGCGTACCAGTACCGGGACGCGCTCCTGCGTGGCGTGCTCAGCGGTTTGCTGTTGCTGTTCGGCATCGGCCTGAAACCCCGCCACGGGCTGGCGATTCCCAACGCTTTGCGTGTGGCGGCCCCACTGTGTGGTGTGCTGTTGCTCAGTGCCGTGCTGTTTTTGCGTGCGGGTGAGGGCGCCCGCGGCCTGCCGATCATGTACACGCCGCTGGCCTATCTGAACCTGTTTGCCTATGAAGCGCTGCACAACACCGTCGGCCCGCGTGAACCGGTCACACTGACGCGCGCCTCGCAAGCGGTCGGCCACGACATCGTGTTGATTATCGATGAAAGCATCTCCGGCAATTATCTGGACATCAACGCGCCGTTCGGCGTGCACAGCAACCTCAAGCAACCGCACGCAGGCGTCGACATCTTCAATTACGGCTACGCCGCGTCCATCGCCAATTGCAGCGCCGACACCAACATCACCTTGCGTTACGGCGGCACTCGCGCCGACTACATGCGCATCAACAGCACGCTGCCGTCGATCTGGCAGTACGCGAAAAAGGCCGGGCTGCGCACGGTGTATATCGACGCCCAGCGCACCGCCGGCAACCTGCAGAACCTGATGAACGACACCGAGAAAAAGGACATCGACGAGTTCGTGCAATTCGACCAGACCAGCGTGCGCGACCGCGATATGGCCGCAGCTGCGAAGCTGATCGAGTTGCTCAACGACGATAAAGCCGAGCTGATCCTGATCAACAAGGTCGGCGCGCATTTCCCGGTGCACGACAAATACCCGGATGCGTTCATGGCCTACCGCCCGACCTTGCCGCGCGGCCAGTTCACCGAAGTGGCCGATACTGGCGAGCGCAACGGTTTCAACGGCCAGCCGGATGATTGGGTGCTCTATCGCAACGCCTACAAGAACACCGTTTTATGGAACGTCGGCGAGTTTTTCGCGCGCGTGTTTGCTCAGGCCAACCTGAACAATGCACTGCTGATTTACACCTCCGATCACGGCCAGGATCTGCATGAACGGGGGAACCCGGGGCTCAACACGCACTGCGGCGGAGATCCGGTGGAGGAGGAGGGGCTGGTGCCGCTGGTGGTGATTTCCGGCAGCAATCTGAAGACGCTGGACTGGTCGGCGCAACTGGCGGCGAACAAGGATCGCTCCAGCCACTACAACATCTTTCCGACGCTGTTGCAGTTGATGGGGTACGACCTGGCGGGGATCGAGGCGGTGTACGGCAAACCGCTGAGCGTGGCGACGGCGGATGAGTTCACCTTCAACTATCGCTTCAATGCGCGGTTGGGGGCCAAGCCTGAGTGGAAGCATATTGATCTGGACAGCATTGTGACGCCGGTGCAGGCACCGACCCGTGTGGCGGCGGGACAGTGA
- a CDS encoding ABC transporter ATP-binding protein, with protein MLQIQNVCKSYLTPQGPLPVLQGVDLTLESGSSLALMGESGSGKSTLLHLVAGLDKVDSGSIRSGEHRLESMNEAQLANWRRTEIGLVFQQFNLIGSLRVEDNLAFQARLAGRHEPRWQAHLVQRLGLADLLTRYPEQLSGGQQQRVALGRALASQPKLLLADEPTGSLDEATSDEVLGLLLELLDDTPTTLLMVTHSSRVAARLAQRVVLSNGRLR; from the coding sequence ATGCTCCAGATCCAAAACGTCTGCAAAAGTTACCTCACCCCCCAAGGCCCGTTGCCGGTGCTGCAAGGCGTCGACCTGACGTTGGAGTCCGGCAGTAGTCTGGCGCTGATGGGCGAATCCGGCAGTGGCAAAAGTACTCTGCTGCACCTGGTGGCCGGCCTCGACAAGGTCGACAGCGGCAGCATTCGTAGCGGTGAACATCGCCTCGAAAGCATGAACGAAGCGCAACTGGCCAACTGGCGACGCACGGAAATCGGTCTGGTGTTCCAGCAGTTCAACCTGATCGGCAGCTTGCGCGTCGAAGACAATCTGGCGTTCCAGGCGCGACTGGCCGGGCGTCATGAGCCGCGCTGGCAGGCGCATCTGGTGCAGCGTTTGGGCCTGGCCGATTTGCTCACGCGCTACCCCGAGCAATTGTCCGGCGGCCAGCAGCAGCGGGTTGCGTTGGGCCGGGCGCTGGCGTCACAGCCGAAACTGTTATTGGCTGACGAACCCACCGGCAGCCTCGATGAAGCCACCAGTGACGAAGTGTTGGGTCTGTTGCTTGAACTGCTCGACGACACGCCAACGACCTTGTTGATGGTTACTCACAGTTCTCGGGTCGCAGCGCGACTGGCGCAGCGCGTGGTGCTCTCCAACGGGCGGCTGAGGTGA